One window from the genome of Oncorhynchus kisutch isolate 150728-3 linkage group LG21, Okis_V2, whole genome shotgun sequence encodes:
- the LOC109866330 gene encoding bromo adjacent homology domain-containing 1 protein: MTHAQNKGSLSQSRSTVTQEHCPDRPHGETMGGAWPERTLRFGRTMKKGGTKRGRGGVKEMMDRREKTPERNRRRSRKSYPLRGRGGAPEEEGLSCHVLLTRLEKDIQEQEDTSERGNDSPTQPSVKPESRSKKLDKGKDKAKGKVLAKKMIPKTKSKSTSDEQGLPFPEPRKRRLASLNAEAVNSLLLERPNETQPASKQARRQQDEPTSGESFLGTDAARRGVTGSPNAPRASSKASASHKPDPCQSSRKTKKVSKKPAKPDRGQKKEMMTLQMLHTPAPRRLAGLNAAALLKLTSTSATSKQRVKTTSTTTTMDCKATSTASVDVKQKQPQRRPNLKTCSRQPKQKGRQLIPEEVGCSACKKSNFKKPKVEWESGGCTHRLTKPGYQSRSMLAYPLKPVVKEEQVEAELSPYYCCPPEGSVEYCHRLALFLGQQAYADSEERPLNSALTSVKRECLVTSPSHPHSHAALTLSPHPCLCTADPACFSSYYVHIAHPTHPGAPSANLSSRPLNFGSSTLCPGRVSGSKLLGPPVSHSSTLAHPAFCGSVGTPCYSEACRVSGYTYRAMQPVNSRGCSFSTGCSGCTHSIKTEGYSSPQGDHNPSLLVSPSLPLSGCPLPTTPSSTQAKPRLLTPLSDRRLKLARECPQGSKPPNGSLSMGRTRLSQKQPAPTHNLSPAKQKRVSHRRATNGWLPVGVPTEKEVFIAGEDETALRQCYEGVQRDGEVIRVRDTVLLRAGPRKKSLPYVAKISALWEDPKSGELMMSLFWYYRPEHTQGVRDPSMHCENEIFASRHQDENSVACIEDRCYVLPLAQYCRFCALVKRRAEGVPPGAARVVPCPSDFDPPDHRQVPADIDPELVYLCRHVYDFRYGRILKNLQ; this comes from the exons ATGACCCACGCCCAGAACAAAGGTTCTCTTAGCCAGAGTCGTAGCACAGTGACGCAGGAACACTGCCCCGATAGGCCACATGGTGAGACCATGGGCGGGGCCTGGCCTGAGCGCACGCTGCGATTCGGCAGGACCATGAAGAAGGGCGGAACTAAGCGAGGAAGGGGCGGGGTTAAAGAGATgatggacaggagggagaagaCTCCGGAGCGGAATAGGAGGCGGAGCAGGAAATCTTATCCCTTACGAGGAAGGGGGGGTGCTCCAGAGGAGGAGGGACTTAGCTGTCACGTTTTGCTCACCCGACTGGAGAAGGACATCCAGGAGCAGGAGGACACCAGTGAGAGGGGAAATGATTCGCCAACTCAACCGTCCGTCAAACCTGAATCCCGGAGCAAGAAACTGGACAAAGGAAAAGACAAAGCCAAGGGGAAAGTCCTGGCAAAGAAGATGATACCAAAAACTAAATCAAAAAGCACCAGTGATGAGCAGGGGTTGCCATTTCCAGAGCCGCGTAAGCGACGGCTAGCTTCTCTCAACGCTGAGGCCGTGAACAGTCTGCTGTTGGAGAGACCTAACGAGACCCAGCCGGCTTCTAAACAGGCCAGGAGACAGCAGGATGAGCCTACCAGCGGTGAGTCGTTCCTGGGGACAGATGCAGCCAGGCGCGGGGTGACCGGCAGTCCTAATGCTCCAAGAGCCAGCAGCAAGGCCTCCGCATCGCACAAGCCTGACCCGTGCCAAAGCTCCAGGAAGACTAAGAAGGTCTCCAAGAAACCGGCCAAACCAGACAGAGGACAGAAGAAAGAGATGATGACTTTACAAATGTTACACACCCCTGCTCCCCGACGGCTAGCTGGACTCAACGCTGCCGCGCTGCTAAAGTTAACGAGCACCTCGGCGACTAGCAAACAGCGAGTGAAAACGACATCAACGACTACGACGATGGACTGCAAGGCTACGAGCACCGCATCAGTTGACGTGAAGCAGAAGCAACCGCAACGGCGACCGAATCTTAAAACGTGCAGCCGCCAGCCTAAGCAGAAGGGAAGGCAGTTGATTCCAGAAGAGGTAGGCTGTTCTGCCTGCAAGAAGTCCAACTTCAAGAAGCCCAAAGTGGAGTGGGAGTCTGGCGGTTGCACCCACCGGCTAACCAAACCAGGCTACCAGTCGCGCAGCATGCTAGCCTACCCATTGAAACCCGTCGTCAAAGAGGAGCAGGTGGAGGCAGAGCTGAGCCCATACTACTGCTGTCCCCCGGAGGGCTCTGTGGAGTACTGCCATCGCCTGGCCTTGTTCCTGGGTCAGCAGGCCTACGCCGACTCTGAAGAACGACCTTTAAACTCTGCCCTAACCTCTGTGAAACGGGAGTGCCTAGTGACGTCACCCTCCCATCCCCACTCCCACGCAGCCCTGACCCTCAGCCCCCACCCCTGCCTCTGCACCGCCGACCCCGCCTGCTTCTCCAGCTACTACGTCCACATCGCCCATCCTACACACCCTGGAGCTCCGTCAGCCAACCTCAGCTCGCGACCTCTGAACTTTGGCTCCTCGACACTGTGTCCCGGCAGGGTGTCTGGCTCCAAGCTGCTGGGTCCTCCGGTGTCCCATTCCTCGACGCTGGCCCATCCTGCCTTCTGTGGCTCAGTGGGCACTCCCTGCTACAGCGAGGCCTGTCGGGTCAGCGGCTACACATACAGAGCCATGCAGCCGGTCAACAGCAGGGGTTGCTCTTTCTCCACAGGCTGCTCCGGGTGTACACACAGCATCAAGACAG AGGGTTACTCCTCCCCCCAGGGTGACCACAACCCCTCCCTTCTGGtttctccctcactccccctctcagGCTGTCCCCTCCCTACCACCCCGTCCTCCACCCAGGCCAAGCCCCGTCTCCTCACCCCCCTGTCTGACCGCAGGCTGAAGCTGGCCAGGGAGTGCCCTCAGGGCTCCAAGCCCCCTAACGGCTCTCTGTCCATGGGGAGAACCAGGCTGTCCCAGAAACAGCCAGCTCCGACACACAACCTATCTCCCGCCAAGCAGAAGCGGGTCAGCCACCGACGGGCCACTAACGGGTGGCTGCCTGTAGGAGTGCCCACAGAGAAAGAAGTGTTCATTGCG ggggaGGACGAGACGGCCTTACGGCAGTGTTATGAAGGAGTACAGAGAGACGGCGAAGTGATACGTGTCCGAGACACAGTGCTGCTGCGCGCCGGTCCCCGGAAGAAGTCCCTGCCCTACGTCGCCAAGATATCAGCACTATGGGAGGACCCCAAATctg GAGAGCTGATGATGAGCCTGTTCTGGTACTATCGacctgaacacacacagggagtccGAGACCCCAGCATGCACTGTGAG AATGAGATTTTTGCATCTCGCCATCAAGACGAGAACAGTGTGGCCTGCATCGAAGACCGATGCTATGTTCTCCCATTAGCGCAGTACTGTCG ATTTTGTGCCTTGGTGAAGCGGCGTGCAGAGGGTGTGCCCCCTGGCGCTGCCAGAGTGGTCCCCTGCCCCTCAGACTTCGACCCCCCCGACCACCGCCAGGTGCCCGCCGACATAGACCCTGAATTGGTGTACCTCTGCCGCCACGTCTACGACTTCCGCTACGGACGCATCCTGAAGAACCTGCAGTAG